Proteins co-encoded in one Hymenobacter swuensis DY53 genomic window:
- a CDS encoding lipopolysaccharide biosynthesis protein gives MGIVQRQGLRNTIISYLGLALGFMSTTLVLPRFLEPQQLGLTNTLSSVATLFAQVAAFGFASVGIRFFPYFRNRENGHYGFLPFLVGVPLVGFVVVLALYLLGRPVLMAVYEKEATVLAPYYLWAAVFALFTLLYSLLDAYLKALYHTAFSSFLQDILLRLLILGGALLFAQGILSFHGYVLWYVSVNGVLVLLLTGYLLHIGELHWRPRRAVLAVRPVQELLSVGAFTLLSSLAGSIIMYIDNLMVGAQVNLAAAGIYGIAFNISTALAIPARSLNKIAFPLLADYWKQQNLPGMADFYRRTTRLNTLIGCFLALGIGLNLDFIYSFMRADYAQGTVVVLLLLGSRLFDGITGVNGLILITSPRYRFDLIFNSSLALLTIVLNVVLIPRLGILGAALAAVAAQMSINLARTWFVWYTFKMQPFTWRIPLILLITAVAGGLAWLVPTLDSPLLTMLLRSTVITAVYSGLILVTGTAPEVITLFRSLKKRLGF, from the coding sequence TTGGGCATCGTTCAGCGGCAGGGTCTGCGCAACACCATCATTTCCTACCTGGGGCTGGCGCTGGGGTTCATGAGTACCACGCTGGTGCTGCCCCGGTTCTTGGAGCCGCAGCAGTTGGGGCTGACTAACACCTTGTCGTCGGTGGCGACGCTATTTGCGCAGGTAGCCGCGTTTGGATTTGCCAGCGTGGGCATCCGGTTTTTCCCCTACTTCCGTAACCGTGAAAACGGTCACTATGGGTTTCTGCCGTTTCTGGTGGGGGTGCCGCTAGTAGGGTTTGTGGTAGTGCTGGCCCTATACCTGCTGGGCCGGCCGGTGCTGATGGCGGTGTATGAGAAAGAGGCCACTGTGCTGGCCCCCTATTACCTCTGGGCCGCCGTATTTGCGCTGTTCACGCTACTTTATTCTCTCCTCGATGCCTACCTAAAGGCGCTTTACCACACGGCATTTTCCTCGTTTCTGCAGGATATTCTACTGCGGCTGCTTATCCTGGGTGGGGCTCTGCTGTTCGCTCAAGGCATCTTATCGTTTCACGGATACGTGCTGTGGTACGTGAGCGTGAATGGGGTGCTGGTACTCTTGCTGACTGGTTATCTGCTACACATTGGGGAGTTGCACTGGCGGCCCCGGCGGGCGGTGCTGGCGGTTCGGCCGGTGCAGGAATTGCTAAGCGTGGGTGCCTTTACGCTCCTGAGCTCCCTGGCCGGCAGCATCATCATGTACATTGATAACCTGATGGTAGGGGCCCAGGTGAACCTGGCGGCGGCCGGTATTTACGGTATTGCCTTCAACATTAGTACGGCCCTGGCTATTCCGGCCCGTTCCCTCAACAAGATTGCCTTCCCCTTATTAGCCGACTACTGGAAGCAACAGAACTTACCGGGCATGGCCGATTTCTACCGGCGCACCACCCGTCTCAACACCCTCATCGGCTGCTTTCTGGCACTGGGCATTGGGCTGAATCTGGACTTCATCTACTCCTTCATGCGCGCCGACTACGCGCAGGGCACCGTGGTGGTGCTCTTGCTGCTGGGCAGCCGTCTGTTCGATGGCATCACCGGCGTCAACGGCCTCATCCTGATTACCTCCCCCCGTTACCGCTTCGACCTGATTTTTAACAGTTCCCTGGCCCTACTTACCATCGTCCTCAACGTGGTGCTGATTCCGCGCCTCGGGATACTAGGAGCAGCCCTGGCCGCGGTGGCCGCCCAGATGAGCATCAACCTGGCCCGCACTTGGTTTGTATGGTACACCTTTAAAATGCAGCCGTTTACGTGGCGAATTCCGCTGATTCTGCTCATCACGGCTGTGGCGGGTGGGTTGGCATGGCTGGTGCCAACGCTTGACTCGCCACTGCTTACCATGCTGCTCCGGTCTACGGTAATAACTGCTGTATATAGCGGCCTGATTCTGGTTACTGGCACCGCCCCCGAGGTAATAACACTGTTCAGGAGCCTAAAAAAGCGGCTCGGCTTTTAG
- a CDS encoding TonB-dependent receptor, translating into MKHLLSSSFLVPALVAASATGLHAQEALISVSGTVREKTTGEPLPGVSVIVKGGTTGTLSDGNGQFALKAKLRFPFTLVFNTLGYESRELEIASGSQPISVQLESKAVSMNEVVVSASRVEESRLTSPVAIEKLDIRAIKETPAPSFYDALENVKGVQMTTSSLTFKVPNTRGFNIPNNFRFMQLVDGVDMQAATLGVPLGNAIGPTELDVASVEITPGAASALYGMNAINGMANLTTKSPFNYQGLSVYQKVGVNHVDGKDRDPSVLTETAVRWAQSLGASGRWAYKVNGSFLRGTDWLANTQNDQNPQNLASANPRFPELSGANNPAADLWNRYGDDNAGNVSITIPYNGRNETFNVRRTGYYERDLTNPIVRNIKADASLHYKLTDKLELSYGYRFGLMDGVFQRGNKIQLDGVTVQNHKVELKGENFTARAYMLVENTGNSYNLNPLALNLDLQNGSNAAWGNKFKAELQSQLSGGATLAQAMQQARTVADAGRAVPGTPAFDALKAQIVKTNNWDSGVNVPGAPIPGGAALTQRSRTYHSDAIWNLGPRVKFADVLLGADARLYEVIPDGNNFVDFSRPLTERTQPGGQNQYYKKIGGFGQATKRLLQDRLKLTASLRLDYNPEFNPKLNPRVAAVYTAGGLHNFRASYQNGWRFPSLFEALSFVNNGNVRRVGGLARVNEGLNYLDNSYTLASISKFNAAVNAYVAANAGTTASQAALRPEIRGVLQVGNLPTEQPEQINAYEMGYRSVLLDNRLSIDADAYYNVYSGFLGQVEVSVPKNAAGQQVQVGSDDAVLAALNSNRAARQDRYRVYTNARNNYRSYGSTLGVTYNFYQKYTLGGNVNYNALSANNAPDIFVTGFNTPHWVTNVSFGNREIVRNVGFNLVWRHQSTFYWESPLANGRVPAYQTVDAQVNVRVPALKTTIKAGGANLFNNRYYQYAAGPTIGGLYYVALTFDNTVLR; encoded by the coding sequence ATGAAACATCTTCTCTCCTCTTCCTTTCTAGTACCGGCGCTGGTTGCCGCCAGCGCCACCGGCCTGCACGCCCAGGAGGCCCTAATTTCGGTGAGCGGCACCGTGCGCGAAAAAACTACCGGCGAGCCGCTGCCGGGCGTGAGCGTTATTGTGAAGGGCGGCACTACCGGCACGCTCAGCGACGGCAACGGCCAGTTTGCCCTGAAGGCTAAGCTGCGGTTTCCGTTTACGCTGGTGTTCAACACGCTGGGCTACGAGTCGCGGGAGCTGGAAATTGCCAGCGGCAGCCAGCCCATCAGCGTGCAGCTGGAGTCGAAGGCCGTGTCGATGAACGAGGTGGTGGTATCGGCGTCGCGGGTGGAGGAAAGCCGGCTGACCTCGCCGGTGGCCATTGAAAAGCTCGACATCCGGGCCATCAAGGAAACCCCGGCCCCCAGCTTTTATGACGCGCTGGAAAACGTGAAGGGCGTGCAGATGACCACCAGCTCGCTTACGTTCAAAGTGCCCAACACCCGCGGCTTCAACATCCCCAACAACTTCCGCTTTATGCAGCTGGTGGACGGGGTAGATATGCAGGCGGCCACGTTGGGCGTGCCGCTGGGCAACGCCATCGGGCCCACCGAGCTGGACGTAGCTTCGGTGGAAATTACGCCCGGCGCGGCCTCGGCCCTCTACGGCATGAACGCCATCAACGGCATGGCCAACCTTACCACCAAAAGCCCCTTCAACTACCAGGGCCTGAGTGTGTACCAGAAGGTGGGCGTAAACCACGTGGATGGCAAAGACCGGGACCCAAGCGTGCTGACGGAAACGGCCGTGCGCTGGGCCCAGAGCCTGGGCGCTTCGGGCCGCTGGGCCTACAAGGTGAACGGCAGCTTCCTGCGCGGCACCGACTGGCTTGCCAACACCCAGAACGACCAGAACCCGCAAAACCTGGCTTCGGCTAACCCGCGCTTCCCCGAGCTGAGCGGGGCCAACAACCCCGCCGCCGACCTCTGGAACCGCTACGGCGACGACAACGCCGGCAACGTGAGCATCACCATCCCCTACAACGGCCGCAACGAAACCTTCAACGTGCGCCGCACCGGCTACTACGAGCGGGACCTCACCAACCCCATCGTGCGCAATATAAAGGCCGACGCCAGCCTGCACTACAAGCTCACCGATAAGCTGGAGCTGAGCTACGGCTACCGGTTCGGGCTGATGGACGGCGTGTTCCAGCGCGGCAACAAGATTCAGCTCGACGGCGTGACGGTGCAAAACCACAAGGTGGAGCTGAAGGGCGAGAACTTCACGGCCCGGGCCTACATGCTGGTCGAAAACACCGGCAACTCCTACAACCTCAACCCCCTGGCCCTGAACCTGGACCTGCAGAACGGCTCCAACGCCGCCTGGGGCAACAAGTTTAAGGCCGAGCTGCAAAGCCAGCTGAGCGGCGGGGCCACCCTGGCCCAGGCCATGCAGCAGGCCCGCACCGTGGCCGACGCCGGCCGCGCCGTGCCCGGTACGCCCGCCTTCGATGCGCTGAAAGCCCAGATTGTGAAAACCAACAACTGGGACAGCGGCGTGAACGTGCCCGGCGCGCCCATTCCGGGTGGGGCCGCCCTCACCCAGCGCAGCCGCACCTACCACTCCGACGCCATCTGGAACCTGGGCCCGCGGGTGAAATTTGCCGATGTGCTGCTGGGGGCCGATGCCCGCCTGTATGAGGTGATTCCGGACGGCAACAACTTCGTGGATTTCAGCCGCCCGCTCACTGAGCGCACCCAGCCCGGCGGCCAGAACCAGTACTACAAGAAAATCGGGGGCTTCGGGCAGGCCACCAAGCGCCTGTTGCAGGACCGCCTGAAGCTCACCGCCTCGCTGCGCCTGGATTACAACCCCGAGTTCAACCCCAAGCTGAACCCGCGGGTGGCGGCGGTGTACACGGCCGGCGGCCTGCACAACTTCCGGGCCTCGTACCAGAACGGCTGGCGTTTCCCGTCGTTGTTTGAGGCGCTGTCGTTCGTGAACAACGGCAATGTGCGCCGGGTAGGCGGTCTGGCCCGCGTGAATGAGGGCCTGAACTACCTCGACAACTCCTACACGCTGGCGTCTATTTCGAAGTTCAACGCCGCCGTGAATGCCTACGTGGCCGCCAACGCCGGCACCACCGCCAGCCAGGCCGCCCTGCGCCCCGAAATCCGGGGCGTGCTGCAGGTGGGCAACCTGCCCACCGAGCAGCCCGAGCAGATCAACGCCTACGAGATGGGCTACCGCAGCGTGCTACTGGATAACCGCCTCTCCATCGACGCCGACGCGTACTACAACGTGTACTCCGGCTTCCTGGGCCAGGTGGAGGTGAGCGTGCCCAAAAACGCCGCCGGTCAGCAGGTGCAGGTAGGCTCCGATGATGCCGTGCTAGCCGCCCTCAACAGCAACCGCGCCGCCCGCCAGGACCGGTACCGGGTGTACACCAACGCCCGCAACAACTACCGCAGCTACGGCTCCACCCTGGGCGTCACCTACAACTTCTACCAGAAGTATACCCTGGGCGGCAACGTGAATTACAACGCCCTGTCGGCCAACAACGCCCCCGACATCTTCGTGACCGGCTTCAACACCCCGCACTGGGTCACCAACGTGAGCTTCGGCAACCGCGAAATTGTGCGCAACGTGGGCTTCAACCTGGTGTGGCGTCACCAGAGCACCTTCTACTGGGAAAGCCCCCTGGCCAACGGCCGCGTACCCGCCTACCAAACCGTGGATGCCCAGGTGAACGTGCGCGTGCCCGCCCTCAAAACCACCATCAAAGCCGGCGGGGCCAACCTGTTCAACAACCGCTACTACCAGTACGCCGCCGGCCCCACCATCGGGGGCCTGTACTACGTGGCGTTGACCTTTGATAACACCGTGCTGCGGTAA
- the cysD gene encoding sulfate adenylyltransferase subunit CysD — translation MSTTFDYLDRLEAEAIHILREVAGQFERPALLFSGGKDSIVLTRLAEKAFRPGRFPFPLVHVDTGHNFPEVLQYRDQLAAQLGEKLIVRKVEDTIKRQRLREPGGKYPSRNPLQTYTLLEVIEEFEFDACIGGARRDEEKARAKERIFSVRDEFGQWDPKRQRPELWNIYNGRIQKGENVRVFPISNWTELDVWRYIQRENIPLPDIYFGHERTCVVLPSGQLLGLSEHLQLDEEDEIVTRQVRFRTVGDSTCTAAVESDAATVEDIIQDLLLAKVSERGATRLDDNISEAGMEDRKRNGYF, via the coding sequence ATGAGTACCACTTTCGATTACCTCGACCGGCTGGAAGCCGAAGCCATCCACATCCTGCGGGAGGTAGCGGGGCAGTTTGAGCGGCCGGCCCTGCTGTTCTCGGGCGGCAAGGACTCTATTGTGCTGACGCGCCTGGCCGAAAAAGCCTTCCGCCCCGGCCGCTTTCCTTTCCCGCTGGTGCACGTGGATACCGGCCACAACTTCCCCGAAGTGCTGCAGTACCGCGACCAGCTGGCTGCACAACTTGGCGAAAAGCTGATCGTGCGCAAGGTGGAAGACACCATTAAGCGGCAGCGCCTGCGCGAGCCAGGCGGGAAGTACCCCAGCCGCAACCCACTACAGACTTACACGCTGTTGGAGGTAATTGAGGAGTTTGAGTTCGACGCCTGCATTGGCGGGGCCCGCCGCGACGAGGAGAAGGCCCGGGCCAAGGAGCGCATCTTCTCGGTGCGCGACGAGTTTGGCCAGTGGGACCCCAAGCGCCAGCGCCCCGAGCTCTGGAACATCTACAACGGCCGCATTCAGAAGGGCGAAAACGTGCGCGTGTTCCCTATTTCCAACTGGACGGAGCTGGACGTGTGGCGCTACATCCAGCGCGAAAACATTCCGCTGCCCGATATCTACTTCGGCCACGAGCGTACCTGCGTGGTGCTGCCCTCGGGCCAGCTGCTGGGCCTCTCGGAGCACCTGCAGCTGGATGAAGAGGACGAAATCGTGACCCGGCAGGTGCGCTTCCGCACTGTGGGCGACTCCACCTGCACCGCCGCCGTGGAAAGCGACGCGGCTACCGTGGAGGACATCATCCAGGACCTGCTGCTGGCCAAAGTGAGCGAGCGGGGCGCCACCCGCCTCGACGACAACATCTCCGAAGCCGGCATGGAAGACCGCAAGCGCAACGGATACTTTTAA
- the cobA gene encoding uroporphyrinogen-III C-methyltransferase, whose product MTDNSLIHHFTISPMQTPRLTVLGAGPGDPELLTLKGARVLSEADVILYDALANRALLGHARPEAVLVPVGKRRGMRSHSQDDINALIVDHARRYGHVVRLKGGDPFVFGRGREEMLYAEAHGLLTDYVPGISSAVAAAGAAGIPVTHRGFSEGFRVITATTATGELAGSIREAARDARGTTVILMGLGELPRIVQAFCEQGHADTPAAIIQNGTLPHARLVTGPVAELPARAAAAEIGAPAIIIIGEVTRLATPEKLALLPELYAA is encoded by the coding sequence ATGACCGACAATTCACTCATTCACCACTTCACCATTTCACCGATGCAAACGCCCCGCCTTACGGTACTGGGTGCCGGACCCGGCGACCCGGAGCTGCTCACGCTCAAAGGGGCGCGGGTGCTGTCGGAAGCCGATGTGATTTTGTACGACGCGCTGGCTAACCGCGCCCTGCTCGGGCACGCCCGCCCCGAGGCCGTGCTGGTGCCCGTGGGCAAGCGACGCGGCATGCGCAGCCACTCGCAGGACGACATTAACGCCCTGATTGTGGACCACGCCCGCCGCTACGGCCACGTGGTGCGCCTCAAGGGCGGCGACCCGTTTGTGTTCGGGCGCGGCCGGGAGGAGATGCTCTACGCCGAAGCCCACGGCCTGCTGACGGACTACGTGCCCGGCATCAGCAGCGCGGTGGCCGCGGCCGGGGCAGCGGGTATTCCCGTCACGCACCGGGGCTTCAGCGAAGGCTTCCGGGTGATTACGGCCACCACCGCCACCGGCGAGCTGGCCGGCAGCATCCGGGAAGCCGCCCGTGACGCCCGCGGCACCACCGTCATTCTGATGGGCCTGGGCGAGCTGCCGCGCATTGTGCAGGCCTTCTGCGAGCAGGGCCACGCCGATACGCCGGCCGCCATCATCCAGAACGGCACCCTGCCCCACGCCCGCCTGGTAACCGGCCCGGTTGCCGAGCTGCCCGCCCGCGCCGCTGCCGCCGAAATCGGCGCGCCGGCAATCATCATCATTGGCGAAGTCACCCGCCTGGCCACGCCGGAGAAGCTGGCGCTGCTGCCGGAGCTGTACGCGGCGTAG
- a CDS encoding phosphoadenylyl-sulfate reductase, which produces MPVADAAPAAHALLDRLRPHLVAASALERLRLVAETFPGQAVFSTSFGLEDQIISHLIFVHDLPIEVFTLDTGRNFQETYATWNKTLIRYQQPIAVYVPQREALENLLLHKGPNSFYESVDNRKECCHIRKVEPLNRALAGRGAWVTGIRAEQSQNRQTMDPLEWDAAHNLVKIHPLFDWTWEQALAFVQQEGIPVNPLHQQGFVSIGCAPCTRAIRPGEDFRAGRWWWEDLSAKECGLHTTAAPHDGPDPVVEPVPAG; this is translated from the coding sequence ATGCCTGTAGCTGATGCTGCGCCGGCCGCCCACGCCTTGCTGGACCGTCTGCGCCCTCACCTGGTGGCCGCCTCCGCCCTGGAGCGCCTCCGTCTGGTAGCCGAAACCTTTCCTGGTCAGGCCGTTTTTTCTACCTCTTTCGGGCTGGAAGACCAGATAATCAGTCACCTGATTTTCGTCCACGACCTGCCTATTGAGGTGTTCACCCTCGATACCGGTCGCAACTTCCAGGAAACCTACGCCACTTGGAACAAGACGCTGATCAGATACCAGCAGCCCATTGCGGTGTACGTCCCGCAGCGTGAAGCCCTCGAAAACCTCCTGCTGCACAAAGGCCCTAACTCCTTCTACGAGAGCGTGGACAACCGCAAAGAGTGCTGCCACATCCGCAAGGTAGAGCCTTTGAACCGAGCTCTGGCCGGCCGCGGGGCCTGGGTAACCGGCATCCGGGCCGAACAATCCCAGAATCGGCAGACGATGGACCCGCTGGAGTGGGACGCAGCGCACAACCTCGTGAAAATCCACCCGCTGTTTGATTGGACCTGGGAGCAGGCGCTGGCCTTTGTGCAGCAGGAGGGCATTCCGGTGAATCCGCTGCATCAACAGGGTTTCGTGAGCATCGGTTGCGCCCCCTGCACCCGCGCCATTCGTCCCGGCGAGGATTTCCGGGCCGGCCGCTGGTGGTGGGAAGACCTTTCGGCCAAGGAGTGCGGCCTGCACACCACTGCCGCCCCACACGACGGACCGGACCCGGTGGTGGAGCCGGTACCAGCCGGGTAG
- a CDS encoding assimilatory sulfite reductase (NADPH) flavoprotein subunit → MSLLSASPTLPIGLDDQALQQLAAGLTSQQLVWLSGYLYGRAGATAPVAAVAPAPAVAEAAAVSRLTILFGSQTGNSKKAAGLVAEAARRRGLQPQVRDMNDYPTKDLKTEQLLLVVVSTQGEGDPPIAAEELHQFLLSSRAPKLPDLQYAVLALGDKSYLQFCQTGFEFDQRLAELGGRRLAERLDCDITFEDETRQWAEQVLSRIAELQPTPVAAGVAVAAPVVAVVGGSYAPEVAPLPAAVEYNARNPFGAELLEKIQLNGRGSTKETYHLEFSLADSGLTYEPGDALMVQPRNRPALVQEVLQAARLSEAAPVRLEAEELDLTTALTERLELSVITRDVLERYAAVAPQHPRLREILADTAGLGTYLYGRDVADLLTEFPVELSGQQLAAVLRPLPARAYSIASSLLAHPEEVHLTVGAVRYETHGRAKHGACSGYQADHLNLGDTARVWVDRNEYFKLPQDATTDIIMVGPGTGVAPFRAFVEERAETGATGRNWLLFGNPHFTTDFLYQTEWQQHLKRGTLNRLDVAFSRDQTQKLYVQHRLLEQSRRVYEQLENGAYFYVCGDKSRMAHDVQQALRQIIQQESGHDADYAAEYLRQLKKSRRFLEDVY, encoded by the coding sequence ATGTCACTTCTTTCAGCTTCCCCCACGCTTCCCATTGGCCTCGACGACCAGGCGCTGCAGCAGCTGGCGGCGGGCCTCACCTCCCAGCAACTGGTGTGGCTAAGCGGCTACCTCTACGGTCGCGCCGGCGCGACGGCCCCCGTTGCGGCCGTGGCCCCGGCTCCGGCGGTGGCGGAAGCAGCCGCAGTTAGTCGGCTAACCATCCTGTTCGGCTCCCAGACCGGCAACAGCAAAAAAGCCGCCGGCCTGGTGGCCGAGGCGGCCCGCCGCCGGGGCCTGCAGCCGCAGGTGCGCGACATGAACGACTACCCCACCAAGGACCTCAAAACCGAGCAATTGCTGTTGGTGGTGGTGAGCACCCAGGGGGAAGGCGACCCGCCCATTGCGGCCGAGGAGCTGCACCAGTTCCTGCTCAGCAGCCGCGCCCCCAAGCTGCCCGACCTGCAGTACGCCGTGCTGGCTTTGGGTGATAAAAGCTACCTGCAATTCTGCCAGACCGGCTTCGAGTTCGACCAGCGCCTGGCCGAGCTAGGTGGCCGCCGCCTAGCTGAACGGCTGGATTGCGACATAACCTTCGAGGACGAAACCCGCCAGTGGGCCGAGCAGGTGCTCAGCCGCATTGCCGAGCTACAGCCCACGCCAGTAGCAGCCGGAGTTGCTGTGGCCGCGCCAGTGGTGGCGGTAGTGGGTGGGAGCTACGCGCCGGAAGTGGCTCCGCTGCCTGCCGCCGTGGAGTACAACGCCCGCAACCCCTTCGGGGCGGAGCTGCTGGAGAAGATTCAGCTCAACGGCCGGGGCTCTACCAAGGAAACCTACCACCTGGAGTTTTCCCTGGCTGATTCGGGCCTGACCTACGAGCCCGGCGACGCCCTGATGGTGCAGCCCCGCAACCGCCCCGCGCTGGTGCAGGAGGTGTTGCAGGCTGCCCGCCTCTCCGAAGCCGCCCCGGTGCGCCTTGAAGCCGAGGAGCTGGACCTGACCACCGCCCTCACCGAGCGGCTGGAGCTGTCGGTTATCACCCGCGACGTGCTGGAGCGCTACGCCGCCGTGGCCCCGCAGCACCCGCGCCTCCGCGAAATTCTGGCTGATACGGCCGGGCTGGGCACCTACCTCTACGGCCGCGACGTGGCCGATTTGCTCACCGAGTTTCCGGTGGAGCTGTCGGGGCAGCAGCTGGCGGCGGTGCTGCGGCCGTTGCCGGCCCGGGCCTACTCCATTGCCTCCTCATTGCTGGCCCACCCCGAGGAGGTACACCTGACGGTGGGGGCCGTGCGCTACGAAACCCACGGCCGCGCCAAGCACGGGGCCTGCTCCGGCTACCAGGCCGACCACCTCAACCTCGGCGACACGGCCCGGGTGTGGGTGGACCGTAACGAGTATTTCAAGCTGCCGCAGGACGCCACCACCGACATCATCATGGTGGGCCCCGGCACCGGGGTAGCGCCCTTCCGGGCCTTCGTGGAGGAACGGGCCGAAACCGGCGCCACCGGTCGTAACTGGCTGCTGTTCGGCAACCCCCACTTCACCACCGACTTCCTCTACCAGACCGAGTGGCAGCAGCACCTCAAGCGCGGCACCCTCAACCGCCTCGACGTGGCCTTCTCCCGCGACCAAACCCAGAAGCTCTACGTGCAGCACCGCCTGCTGGAACAGAGCCGCCGCGTGTACGAGCAGCTCGAAAACGGGGCCTACTTCTACGTGTGCGGCGACAAATCCCGCATGGCCCACGACGTGCAGCAGGCCCTGCGCCAGATCATCCAGCAGGAAAGCGGCCACGACGCCGACTACGCCGCCGAGTACCTGCGCCAGCTCAAGAAGTCGCGCCGGTTTCTGGAGGATGTGTATTAA
- a CDS encoding sulfate adenylyltransferase subunit 1, producing the protein MDLLRFITCGSVDDGKSTLIGRLLYDSESVSLDVLAALEKRQASGGVVDLALLTDGLRAEREQGITIDVAYKYFTTPRRKFIITDAPGHVQYTRNMVTGASNADLAIVLVDARQGVIEQTRRHTLIAALLGIRHFVLAVNKMDLVNYEEAVFARIATDYAELTNHFHLPAATAIPLSALQGDNVVKPSQHLPWYTGPSLLEHLETVPGAVETAAAPRFQVQYVIRPQTPELPDYRGYAGQILSGSYHRGQRVRVLPSGLESEIEAIEVNQQEVETATAPQAVVMRLRDDVDVSRGDALVLAGPEAPTLTRELEATLCWMSEQPLWPGRKLLIQHHSALAKAAVPAILYKVNVQTFGRIHTEQAQLNDIVRVRLKTALPLALDLYQENRATGSFILVDELTGDTLAAGLVEAANAEYFTAPVAPPVAFSI; encoded by the coding sequence ATGGACTTACTTCGATTTATTACCTGCGGCAGCGTGGACGACGGTAAAAGCACTCTGATCGGGCGGCTGCTGTACGACTCCGAATCCGTGTCGCTGGACGTGCTGGCGGCGCTGGAGAAGCGGCAGGCCTCGGGCGGCGTGGTTGACTTGGCGTTGCTGACCGACGGGCTGCGCGCCGAACGGGAACAGGGCATCACCATCGACGTGGCATACAAGTACTTCACCACCCCGCGCCGCAAATTCATCATCACCGACGCGCCCGGCCACGTGCAATACACCCGCAACATGGTGACTGGGGCCAGCAATGCCGACCTGGCCATTGTGCTGGTGGATGCGCGCCAGGGCGTGATTGAGCAAACCCGCCGCCACACCCTCATTGCCGCGCTGCTGGGCATCCGGCACTTTGTGCTGGCTGTGAACAAGATGGACCTAGTGAACTACGAGGAGGCCGTGTTTGCCCGCATTGCCACCGACTACGCCGAGCTCACCAACCACTTCCACCTGCCCGCCGCCACGGCCATTCCGCTGAGTGCTTTGCAAGGCGACAACGTGGTGAAGCCCAGCCAGCACCTGCCCTGGTACACCGGTCCCAGCCTGCTCGAACACTTGGAAACCGTGCCCGGCGCCGTAGAAACCGCCGCTGCCCCGCGCTTTCAAGTGCAGTACGTCATTCGCCCCCAGACGCCCGAGCTGCCCGACTACCGCGGCTATGCCGGCCAGATTTTGAGCGGCAGCTACCACCGCGGCCAGCGCGTGCGGGTGCTGCCCTCGGGCCTGGAATCGGAAATTGAGGCTATTGAGGTGAATCAGCAGGAGGTGGAAACGGCCACCGCCCCCCAGGCCGTAGTCATGCGCCTGCGCGACGACGTGGACGTGAGCCGCGGCGATGCGTTGGTGCTCGCCGGCCCGGAGGCCCCTACCCTCACCCGCGAGTTGGAAGCCACTCTGTGCTGGATGAGCGAGCAGCCCCTGTGGCCCGGCCGCAAGCTGCTGATTCAGCACCACTCGGCCCTGGCCAAAGCAGCCGTGCCGGCCATTCTCTACAAAGTGAATGTGCAGACGTTCGGCCGCATCCACACCGAGCAAGCCCAGCTCAACGACATCGTGCGGGTGCGCCTCAAAACCGCCCTGCCCCTAGCCCTCGACCTCTACCAGGAAAACCGAGCCACCGGCTCCTTCATCCTAGTAGACGAGCTGACCGGCGACACCTTGGCCGCCGGCCTGGTAGAAGCCGCCAACGCCGAGTACTTCACCGCCCCGGTAGCGCCGCCAGTAGCGTTTTCGATTTAG